DNA from Halogeometricum sp. S1BR25-6:
AAATTTCAACTCGACTCTCAGACCCGACGAGAAACGCTATCTCATCCCGTGCGCTCATGTGCGACTACTTGCTCGGCCGGTGCTATCACCTTTTGGACTGCTCGGTGCCCTGGAATCGGACGGTTAGTCGAGCAACCCGAGGTTGTCGATCCGTTTGACTATCTCGACGACGGCCGTCTCGGCGTCGTCGGTTTGCTTCCCACCTGTAATGACTATCTTGCCCGAACCGAACAGGAGGATGACGACCTCCGGTTCGTCCATCCGGTAGACGAGGCCGGGGAACTGTTCCGGTTCGTACTCGACGTCCTCGAGGCCGAGGCCGATGGCGAGGGCGTTCAGGTTCAGGTTGTGTCCGAGGTCCGCGCTGGAGACGATGTTCTGGACGGTTATCTCCGGGTCCTC
Protein-coding regions in this window:
- a CDS encoding TATA-box-binding protein; the protein is MSAPADSIEIQNVVASTGIGQELDLEALADDLPGADFNPDNFPGLVYRTQDPKAAALIFRSGKIVCTGAKSIDDVHEALGIIFDKLRGLSIPVDEDPEITVQNIVSSADLGHNLNLNALAIGLGLEDVEYEPEQFPGLVYRMDEPEVVILLFGSGKIVITGGKQTDDAETAVVEIVKRIDNLGLLD